One Bosea sp. 685 DNA segment encodes these proteins:
- a CDS encoding LysR family transcriptional regulator, protein MPASLKQLEAFYWTATLGGFTEAAQRLNLAQSTISKRILELEAVTNGPLFDRASHALRLTRAGEASLPIAAQMLALELRFREAASGPASFSGPFRFGATELVALTWLPKLVVAMKRDYPNLVPVPEVAASIDLFGKLTTNELDLVIGLDPQQTPDLTAVPLQAVQLEWVSAPGFGPAEDCIPLGEMAKYPILSQTQGSGLQRLVLDWALANGLQINRVVQCNSLNVLAGLAASGLGVTFLTASYFAPEIRSGLLRVIRTEPAIPPIRYFAVHRARDLSPLAARVAAIAQECCDFSARSLPERESASVA, encoded by the coding sequence ATGCCAGCCAGCCTGAAGCAGCTCGAGGCGTTCTATTGGACTGCCACGCTGGGCGGTTTCACCGAAGCAGCCCAGCGCCTCAACCTCGCTCAATCCACGATCTCGAAACGGATCCTGGAGCTCGAAGCCGTCACCAACGGGCCGCTGTTCGACCGTGCGAGCCATGCCTTGCGCTTGACCCGGGCCGGTGAGGCGAGCCTGCCGATCGCGGCGCAGATGCTGGCGCTGGAGCTGCGCTTCCGTGAAGCGGCCAGCGGCCCGGCGAGCTTCTCGGGCCCCTTCCGCTTCGGCGCCACCGAGCTCGTCGCGCTGACCTGGCTGCCGAAGCTTGTCGTCGCGATGAAGCGCGACTATCCGAACCTCGTTCCGGTGCCGGAGGTGGCCGCGAGCATCGACCTGTTCGGCAAATTGACCACGAACGAACTCGATCTCGTGATCGGGCTCGATCCGCAGCAGACGCCCGATCTGACGGCGGTGCCGTTGCAGGCTGTCCAGCTCGAATGGGTCTCGGCGCCGGGCTTCGGCCCGGCCGAGGACTGCATCCCACTGGGCGAGATGGCAAAATATCCGATCCTGAGCCAGACGCAGGGCTCGGGCCTGCAGCGGCTGGTGCTCGACTGGGCGCTGGCGAACGGCCTGCAGATCAACCGTGTCGTCCAATGCAACAGCCTGAACGTGCTCGCCGGGCTCGCGGCCTCGGGGCTGGGCGTCACCTTCCTGACCGCGAGCTATTTCGCGCCCGAGATCAGGAGCGGTCTTCTGCGCGTGATCAGGACGGAACCCGCAATTCCGCCGATCCGCTATTTTGCGGTGCATCGCGCCCGGGACTTGTCGCCGCTCGCAGCCCGGGTGGCCGCCATCGCGCAGGAGTGCTGCGATTTCTCGGCGCGCAGCCTGCCGGAGCGCGAAAGCGCCTCCGTGGCCTGA
- a CDS encoding RraA family protein, with the protein MLDAFRGAAVAVISDNMNRLHGTKSLKPYHRSGHLVGTAVTVKTRPGDNQALHRAYEFLRPGDVLVVDGGGDEIQALVGEIMMSRAKAMGVAGFVIDGAIRDVAAFVEAGFPCYARSVTHRGPYKTGPGEINVPVAIDGMVVMPGDVVVGDADGIVTFDRTDAEELLALVRKQEAREAGALTDIAEGRLDKPYTGIIEKAAS; encoded by the coding sequence ATTCTCGATGCCTTTCGCGGCGCTGCCGTCGCGGTCATTTCCGACAATATGAACCGGCTGCACGGCACCAAGAGCCTCAAGCCCTATCATCGCTCGGGCCATCTGGTCGGCACCGCGGTGACGGTGAAGACGCGGCCCGGCGACAACCAGGCCCTGCACAGGGCCTATGAATTCCTGCGCCCCGGCGATGTGCTGGTCGTCGATGGCGGCGGCGACGAGATCCAGGCGCTGGTCGGCGAGATCATGATGAGCCGCGCCAAGGCCATGGGCGTCGCCGGCTTCGTCATCGACGGCGCGATCCGCGATGTCGCGGCCTTCGTCGAGGCCGGTTTCCCCTGCTATGCCCGCAGCGTCACCCATCGCGGCCCCTACAAGACGGGGCCGGGCGAGATCAACGTGCCGGTCGCAATCGACGGCATGGTGGTGATGCCGGGCGATGTGGTGGTCGGCGATGCGGACGGTATCGTGACCTTCGACCGCACTGATGCCGAGGAATTGCTAGCGCTGGTGCGCAAGCAGGAGGCGCGCGAAGCCGGCGCGCTCACCGACATCGCCGAGGGTCGCCTCGACAAGCCCTATACCGGGATCATCGAAAAGGCCGCGTCATGA
- a CDS encoding aspartate transaminase, with protein MTVSAIPLSARVQRIKPSPSMVARMRAQELRAQGRDIIDLTTGEPDFDTPLHIQQAAIAAMAAGETRYAPVNGTLRLRKAIAAKFERENGVSYPLDQIVVGSGAKQIIFNALAATLGEGDEVIVPAPYWVSYPDMVLACDGTPVIVACGENSGFKLTPEALEAAITPKTRWLLLNTPSNPTGAFYSAAEMTALTEVLLRHPHMALMTDDIYEDIRFDGGEPVCPVAIAPGLRERTLLVNGVSKTYAMTGFRIGYGAGPKALVTAMNVIQSQTTSAAAAPSMAAAAAALEGDQSFVGEARLAYRARRDRAVELLNAIDGITCLTPDGAFYVYPSCAGLIGRKTAEGHELKSDLDVALYFLEEAGVAMLDGSAYGLSPYLRLSIATSLDAIEEACARMKRASDALQRS; from the coding sequence ATGACCGTCTCCGCCATCCCGCTCTCGGCGCGCGTCCAGCGCATCAAGCCTTCGCCCAGCATGGTCGCGCGGATGCGCGCCCAGGAGTTGCGGGCGCAGGGCCGCGACATCATCGATCTCACCACCGGCGAACCCGATTTCGACACGCCCCTCCACATCCAGCAGGCGGCGATCGCCGCGATGGCGGCCGGAGAGACCCGCTATGCGCCGGTCAACGGCACGCTGCGTCTGCGCAAGGCGATCGCCGCGAAGTTCGAGCGCGAGAACGGCGTCAGCTACCCGCTCGACCAGATCGTCGTCGGCAGCGGCGCCAAGCAGATCATTTTCAACGCGCTCGCAGCGACACTGGGCGAAGGCGACGAGGTCATCGTGCCCGCGCCCTATTGGGTGTCCTATCCCGACATGGTGCTGGCCTGCGACGGCACGCCGGTGATCGTGGCCTGCGGCGAAAACTCCGGCTTCAAGCTGACGCCGGAGGCGCTTGAGGCCGCGATCACGCCGAAGACGCGCTGGCTCCTGCTGAACACGCCCTCGAACCCGACAGGCGCCTTCTATTCGGCCGCCGAGATGACGGCGCTGACCGAGGTGCTGCTGCGCCATCCGCATATGGCGCTGATGACCGACGACATCTACGAGGATATCCGCTTCGATGGCGGCGAGCCGGTCTGCCCCGTGGCGATCGCGCCGGGGCTGCGCGAGCGCACGCTCCTGGTCAACGGCGTCTCCAAGACCTACGCCATGACCGGCTTCCGCATCGGCTATGGCGCCGGCCCGAAAGCGCTGGTGACGGCGATGAACGTCATCCAATCGCAGACCACCTCGGCGGCGGCGGCCCCGAGCATGGCAGCGGCCGCAGCCGCGCTCGAGGGCGACCAAAGCTTCGTCGGTGAAGCCCGCCTCGCCTATCGGGCCCGCCGCGACCGGGCGGTCGAATTGCTCAACGCGATCGACGGCATCACCTGCCTCACGCCCGACGGCGCCTTCTATGTCTACCCGTCCTGCGCCGGATTGATCGGCAGGAAGACGGCTGAGGGCCATGAACTGAAGAGCGATCTCGATGTCGCGCTCTATTTCCTGGAAGAGGCCGGCGTCGCCATGCTCGACGGTTCGGCCTATGGGCTATCGCCTTATCTGCGCCTGTCGATCGCCACATCTCTCGACGCGATCGAGGAGGCCTGCGCGCGGATGAAGCGCGCCAGCGACGCATTGCAACGATCATAA
- a CDS encoding ABC transporter substrate-binding protein, which yields MKLLSIPGVAALATLAALLAGTATTAAKADQLADIKARGKLICGTLGTAEPFSFQHPQTRQIVGYDVDICQKVADSLGVTLELKPIAVEARIPELTQGRVDILAANLGYTPERAQQIDFSYSYFVSQQKLMVTKESGITTLDKLAGKKVTALKGSSSEQGVRRLIPTAETVTFQDTSSAYLALIQDKVDAFCASELILVKLRQQSQAKTPMVVIEKSLFVEPWGLGLRRGETAFKDQVNGVLTKLASSGEIDTVFSKWLGAGTAFDIKRDFPVEEIKG from the coding sequence ATGAAGCTGCTTTCGATCCCGGGCGTTGCCGCCCTTGCCACCCTTGCCGCCCTTCTCGCCGGCACCGCTACGACCGCGGCCAAGGCCGACCAGCTCGCCGACATCAAGGCGCGCGGAAAGCTGATCTGCGGCACGCTCGGTACGGCCGAACCCTTCTCCTTCCAGCACCCGCAGACGCGCCAAATCGTCGGCTACGATGTCGATATCTGCCAGAAGGTCGCGGATTCGCTCGGCGTGACGCTCGAACTGAAGCCGATCGCGGTGGAGGCCCGCATTCCCGAGCTGACGCAGGGCCGCGTCGATATTCTCGCCGCCAATCTCGGCTATACGCCTGAGCGCGCCCAGCAGATCGACTTCTCCTATTCCTATTTCGTCAGCCAGCAGAAGCTGATGGTCACCAAGGAATCGGGCATCACCACGCTCGACAAGCTCGCCGGCAAGAAGGTCACGGCGCTGAAGGGCTCCTCCTCCGAGCAGGGCGTGCGCCGCCTGATCCCGACGGCGGAGACGGTCACCTTCCAGGACACCTCCTCGGCCTATCTCGCGCTGATCCAGGACAAGGTCGATGCCTTCTGCGCCTCCGAATTGATCCTGGTGAAGCTGCGCCAGCAGAGCCAGGCCAAGACGCCGATGGTGGTGATCGAGAAGTCGCTCTTCGTCGAGCCCTGGGGTCTGGGCCTGCGCCGCGGCGAAACCGCCTTCAAGGACCAGGTCAACGGCGTCCTGACGAAGCTCGCCAGCTCCGGCGAGATCGACACGGTCTTCTCGAAATGGCTGGGCGCCGGCACCGCCTTCGACATCAAACGCGATTTCCCGGTCGAAGAGATCAAGGGCTGA
- a CDS encoding amino acid ABC transporter permease produces MGYVFDLRGVLSGQYLDWFVIGVATTLALTCVAWCLAMAMGIILTLIRMIPLPPLGWFVALYVEYHRNVPLLVQILIWYFGVPSLLPRPARQWINAHHGEFLLAAIALGLASAAYIAEDIRSGIRSIPKAQYEAARSIGFGYLGAMGYVVLPQAMRIAIPPLINQTLLLFKNTSLAMAIGVGELTYRTREVESYTFKTFEAFAVATVIYLLISFGIMALGSYSDRRLKLETR; encoded by the coding sequence ATGGGATATGTCTTCGACCTGCGTGGCGTGCTCAGCGGCCAGTATCTCGACTGGTTCGTGATCGGCGTCGCCACCACGCTCGCCCTGACCTGCGTCGCCTGGTGCCTTGCCATGGCTATGGGGATCATCCTGACCCTGATCAGGATGATCCCGCTGCCGCCGCTCGGCTGGTTCGTCGCGCTCTATGTCGAGTATCACCGCAACGTGCCTCTCCTGGTGCAGATCCTCATCTGGTATTTCGGCGTCCCCTCGCTGCTGCCGCGCCCGGCTCGGCAATGGATCAACGCCCATCACGGCGAGTTCCTGCTGGCGGCGATCGCACTCGGCCTCGCCTCGGCTGCCTATATCGCCGAGGATATTCGCAGCGGCATCCGCTCGATCCCCAAGGCGCAATATGAGGCGGCGCGCTCGATCGGCTTCGGCTATCTCGGCGCCATGGGCTATGTCGTGCTGCCGCAGGCGATGCGGATCGCGATCCCGCCCCTGATCAACCAGACCCTGCTGCTGTTCAAGAACACCAGCCTCGCCATGGCGATCGGCGTCGGCGAACTGACCTACCGCACGCGTGAGGTCGAGAGCTACACCTTCAAGACTTTTGAGGCCTTCGCGGTCGCCACCGTGATCTATCTCCTGATCTCCTTCGGCATCATGGCGCTGGGATCCTATTCGGATCGCCGCCTCAAGCTCGAGACGCGCTGA
- a CDS encoding amino acid ABC transporter permease, translating to MLEILENNWLLFLVGQYPHGPIGGLTMTLFMAATALALCFPFAIALALARLSPYRWLRLPATAIVHAVRGLPLIMFIFWTYFVSPLVIGRAVGGVETLIIALVVYEAAYLSEIIRAGIEGLPAGQVEAAKSLGLRYWPTTFKVVLPQALHNMLPSMVSQFVSTIKETSLGYVISAHEVTFAASQVNNVLLTQPFEVYGILALTYFVLCFALTSLARFIERRTSSGRGGAPGVIVAA from the coding sequence ATGCTGGAGATCCTTGAGAACAACTGGCTGCTCTTCCTCGTCGGCCAATACCCGCATGGGCCAATCGGCGGCCTGACCATGACGCTGTTCATGGCGGCAACCGCGCTTGCCCTGTGCTTTCCCTTCGCCATCGCGCTGGCGCTGGCCCGGCTCAGCCCCTATCGCTGGCTGCGCCTGCCGGCCACCGCGATCGTGCACGCGGTGCGCGGCCTGCCGCTGATCATGTTCATCTTCTGGACCTATTTCGTCTCGCCGCTGGTGATCGGGCGCGCGGTCGGCGGGGTCGAGACGCTCATCATCGCGCTGGTGGTCTATGAGGCGGCCTATCTCTCGGAGATCATCCGCGCCGGCATCGAGGGCCTGCCTGCGGGACAGGTCGAGGCCGCCAAATCGCTCGGCCTGCGCTATTGGCCGACCACCTTCAAGGTCGTGCTGCCGCAGGCGCTGCACAACATGCTGCCGAGCATGGTCAGCCAGTTCGTCTCGACCATCAAGGAAACTTCGCTCGGCTACGTCATCAGCGCCCATGAGGTGACCTTCGCCGCGAGCCAGGTGAACAATGTGCTGCTGACCCAGCCCTTCGAGGTCTACGGCATCCTGGCCCTGACCTATTTCGTGCTGTGCTTCGCCTTGACCTCGCTCGCCCGCTTCATCGAGCGGCGCACCTCGTCTGGGCGCGGCGGGGCGCCCGGCGTCATCGTCGCGGCATGA
- a CDS encoding amino acid ABC transporter ATP-binding protein: MIRFENVDKWFGPMQALTGVSGEVGRGEVKVLVGPSGSGKSTLIRTVTRLETIQGGRVLVDGTDIASRGVDINRLRQRVGFVFQAYNLFPHLSAIGNITLGLTKLRGMGKAEARERGLAELARVGLAEKAEEMPGRLSGGQRQRVAIARSLAMDPRVMLFDEPTSALDPEMVGEVLAAMKQLAASGMTMICVTHEMGFAREVADEIWFMERGAVLERGKPAELTGTSAHSRLQAFLASTSHGGSAA, translated from the coding sequence ATGATCCGGTTCGAGAATGTCGATAAATGGTTCGGGCCGATGCAGGCGCTCACTGGTGTCTCCGGCGAGGTCGGCCGCGGCGAGGTCAAGGTGCTGGTCGGCCCCTCCGGCTCCGGCAAATCGACCCTGATCCGCACGGTGACGCGGCTGGAAACGATCCAGGGCGGCCGCGTCCTGGTCGACGGCACCGACATCGCCTCCCGCGGCGTCGACATCAATCGCTTGCGCCAGCGCGTCGGCTTCGTCTTCCAGGCCTACAACCTGTTCCCGCATCTCTCCGCGATCGGCAACATCACGCTAGGCCTGACCAAATTGCGCGGGATGGGCAAGGCGGAAGCGCGCGAACGGGGCCTGGCCGAACTCGCCCGCGTCGGCCTGGCCGAGAAGGCCGAGGAGATGCCGGGCCGGCTGTCGGGCGGCCAGCGCCAGCGCGTCGCCATCGCCCGCTCGCTCGCCATGGATCCGCGGGTCATGCTGTTCGACGAGCCGACCTCGGCGCTCGATCCGGAAATGGTCGGCGAAGTCCTCGCCGCCATGAAGCAGCTCGCCGCCAGCGGCATGACCATGATCTGCGTCACCCACGAGATGGGTTTTGCCCGCGAGGTCGCCGACGAGATCTGGTTCATGGAGCGCGGCGCGGTGCTCGAGCGCGGCAAGCCGGCCGAACTCACCGGCACATCGGCGCATTCCCGCCTCCAGGCCTTTCTCGCCTCCACCAGCCATGGCGGCAGCGCGGCGTGA